The following is a genomic window from Flavobacterium crassostreae.
GCCTCGTTGGTTCTAGTCAATCCTTTTAATGCTTCGTACGGATTTGGATAGCCTTCGCGACGCAAAATAGTCTGGATAGCCTCTGCCACTACAGCCCAGTTTTTTTCTAAATCTTCATGAAATTTAGGTTCGTTCAACAGCAATTTGTTCAATCCTTTCAGAGTCGCTTCAAATCCAATGATGGTATGGCCAATAGGCACGCCTACGTTTCTTAAAACCGTACTATCGGTTAGATCCCGTTGCAATCGTGACAGCGGTAATTTTGCCGAAAGGTGCTCAAAAATGGCATTTGCAATTCCTAAATTTCCTTCCGAGTTTTCAAAATCAATCGGGTTTACTTTATGTGGCATCGCCGAAGAGCCAATCTCTCCTGCTTTAATTTTTTGTTTAAAATATTCCATCGAAACATACGTCCAAATGTCTCTATCCAAGTCAATTATAATAGTGTTGATTCTTTTTAAAGCATCAAAAAACGCAGCAAAATGATCGTAATGTTCAATTTGAGTCGTTGGAAAAGAGTGGTGCAAACCTAAAATATCTTCTACAAACTTGCTACCAAAACGCTTCCAGTCAATTTGAGGATAAGCCACATGGTGTGCATTGTAATTTCCGGTAGCACCACCAAATTTAGCAGCAAACGGAATAGTAAACAACAAACGCATTTGCTCCTCTAGTCGTTCTACAAAAACCCCAATTTCTTTACCTAAACGAGTAGGAGAGGCAGGCTGCCCATGCGTGCGTGCCAGCATAGGTACGTCTTTCCACTCTAGGCTTAACTCTTTCAATTTAGAAATCAAAGCAATCAAAGAAGGCAGGTACACTTTCTCGAACGCCTCTTTGGTAGAAAGCGGAATGGCCGTATTGTTAATATCCTGCGAGGTCAAACCAAAATGGATAAACTCTCTGTGTGCAGACAAACCTAGTTTTTCAAAAGCCTCTTTAATAAAATATTCTACCGCCTTAACATCGTGGTTGGTTACTTTTTCGGTTTCTTTAATCCAAAGCGCATCTTCCGTAGAAAAGTTTTTATAAATATTGCGCAAACTCTCAAATACATCCGGACTTACGCCAGCAAGCTGTGGCAAAGGCACCTCGCACAAAGCAATAAAATATTCAATCTCAACTAATACACGGTATTTGATTAAAGCCTCCTCAGAAAAAAATGGAGCTAAAGAAACGGTTTTACTTCTATATCTTCCATCAATAGGAGAAATAGCATTTAATTGGTTTAAAGTATTCATTGTTGGGTTATTTATTGGAAAAGCACAAATATAAACCTTTAAGGGCAATTTATAAAAAGAATATATTTTTAAATAAACCCAAGGAGTATATTTTTTGATTACAGCACAGCCTCCGAGGCAATTTCCGGAATTACTAGCAAATGCACAATCCCTCTCTATCCCTCACGCAAACGCCACACCAATTGGCAATTTAGTATCCAGCAAAGCAAGATTCCTCCTAGACGGGATTATTTAGAATGCCTAAAGCGAGTCTTTTTTATTATTTTTGCAGAAAACAAAACAACTTATGATGGATCTAAAATATTTAGAATTTTTAGAAACTATTTTGACCGATAACCGCAAAGAGAAATTTCTAAAAGTATTACAAAACCGAACCAATCATTTCACCATAGCCGTCGAAGATATTTTTCAGATGCACAACACCAGTGCAGTGATGCGAAGTTGCGAAGTTTTTGGACTACAAGAGCTCCACGTCATTGAACAACGCTACGGCAAAAGTATCGATAAAGAAATAGCCATGGGCGCCCAAAAATGGGTCGATATTCACACCTATACCAAAATTACAGATTGCATAGACACACTAAAAAACAAAGGCTACCAAATCATTGCAACAACCCCACATGAGCACGATTGCCTGCTAGAAGATTTTGATATAACCAAGCCCAGCGCTTTGTTTTTTGGTACCGAACGAGATGGATTATCCGAAGAAATATTACAACGTGCAGATGGGTATCTAAAAATCCCGATGGTAGGATTCACCGAGAGTTTAAACATATCCGTTTCGG
Proteins encoded in this region:
- the purB gene encoding adenylosuccinate lyase, with translation MNTLNQLNAISPIDGRYRSKTVSLAPFFSEEALIKYRVLVEIEYFIALCEVPLPQLAGVSPDVFESLRNIYKNFSTEDALWIKETEKVTNHDVKAVEYFIKEAFEKLGLSAHREFIHFGLTSQDINNTAIPLSTKEAFEKVYLPSLIALISKLKELSLEWKDVPMLARTHGQPASPTRLGKEIGVFVERLEEQMRLLFTIPFAAKFGGATGNYNAHHVAYPQIDWKRFGSKFVEDILGLHHSFPTTQIEHYDHFAAFFDALKRINTIIIDLDRDIWTYVSMEYFKQKIKAGEIGSSAMPHKVNPIDFENSEGNLGIANAIFEHLSAKLPLSRLQRDLTDSTVLRNVGVPIGHTIIGFEATLKGLNKLLLNEPKFHEDLEKNWAVVAEAIQTILRREGYPNPYEALKGLTRTNEAIDKKAIHGFIATLDVSEVIKEELMQITPSNFLGI
- a CDS encoding TrmH family RNA methyltransferase codes for the protein MMDLKYLEFLETILTDNRKEKFLKVLQNRTNHFTIAVEDIFQMHNTSAVMRSCEVFGLQELHVIEQRYGKSIDKEIAMGAQKWVDIHTYTKITDCIDTLKNKGYQIIATTPHEHDCLLEDFDITKPSALFFGTERDGLSEEILQRADGYLKIPMVGFTESLNISVSAAIIIQNLTNRLRNSTLEWQLSEQEILAKRLAWAKNSIKDIQRIEARYFEENPR